GGCTCGAACTATAGTAAGCCACTTGCAGAATAGTCCTGAACCCCCAAAAGATGCCGATGCAGCCTGCCAGCCACCTGTAAACCGAGTTTGCCACGTGACTGCTCATTTCTCCTGCAAAGCGAAGTGTCATCACCGCAAAGATCGTGAGCGTGACAGAGATAAACCATGAGTGCACATGAAAAACCTCACGAATGAGTAACGGCATCCTGCCCAATTCGACCTTCCATTTGATTAGGCGAACCAGGAACAGGTTCAATATCGCAATCCCAAGCTGCATCGCGGCTGCAATTTGAAGGGCAACCTCAAGATTGGAACTGGACATGTCCATAAGTCATTTGAACTAGCCGCCACGTGAGCATCAATCCCTCTGAATCTGCACCTTGCGTCCAAGTCGCCAACGGTATTGGATCGGGTTGATCCGCGCGGCGAGATGGATCATGGTAATTCGAAAAATGCACTGGTGATGCTGTGCTCTGGGGCATGCTTTGCATCGTGCTGTGGGAGTCTGCAAACCTTGCCTATGCAGTTGCGACGTTTCGCCAATGTTCGATAAATGGTGCGAAAAGCCAGGAGCATACCTGGAAAGCGTGAAACTGCATAAATAGGAAATGCCCACCAAATCGTTCGCGCGATTTCAACCACTGCATCCGCTCCACCGATGTTTTTCCCATCTTGATTAAGCAACCGCATTTCATCCGGCAGTTGGCCTTCCTTCAGCCCGAGTTCCTTTCGAACCCATTCCACGTGAAAAGGAACGAGCCTGAAACCGCGACCTCGGAGAATTCGATAGGTGCGTCCCGCCCATGTGCGGCACAAAGCACAATCAGCATCGTAAACCACCCACCCTTTATATCTTTCTGTAATTTCCGTATTCACAGAAATCCTTTCGTAAAAAATTTTACTTCGCGGATAATCCCAAAAGCTTTAACCCTTTATCACCCAGTTTGGCGAACTTTGCCAGTGCACTGGCTGGCCATTGGCGAATCTGCGTGTACCAATTGCTGGTGGTCTCGAAAAAATCGGAAAGCTCCCTGAGCCGTTCCTTCGTGTACGGGTCCTTTTCCTTCTCCTGCTCACTTTCGGCGATACACTCGCGCAGCATGGCGAGAGTCGGGTCGATTTCCCGCCGCTTCCGCTCGTCCAAAACCAGGCGAAACATTTCCCACACATCCTTCATCGACTCGAAATGATCCCTCTTATCCCCCAGGACATGAACCATTCGAATGATACCCCACCCTTGAAGTTCCTTAAGGCTGGTGCTCACATTCGAACGAGCCACTGACAGGGTTTCGGCGATATCTTCAGCGTGCAAGGGTTTGGGTGAGATGTAGAGCAGAGCATGAATTTGCGCCACAGTGCGATTGATGCCCCAGCGAGTGCCCATCTCCCCCCAATGGAGGATGAACTTTTGTTGAACTGTTGATAGAGCAGGCATATTCACCTATTTCTGTCTATTCAGAAATTACCATAACACGAAGCGTCACGTCAACAATTTTATGTGGCTACTGAATCTTCACGGAACCCGTAAGATATAGCTTGGGCGAACTGGTCGAGTTTAAAGGATTGCTGCTGAAGTTCGCGGCTTCGAGTTTATAAACCCAATCTTCAATGAGTTGCAGTACAACTGACAAGTCCAGTCGTTCATGCACTGCCGGATATTTTTGCAGATTGGCTTGAGCCAATTTGAACAGTGCAGCCGAAGGCTTGAGCCGGTTTTTCTGTAGATGCACAAAGGCGCCGGCAAGCTGAATCATACCCTTATGAAATGAGTAATTCGGCCCTTTTCTATCGACCAGCCAAAGTTCTTCCAGGACATCGTGAGCTTCGAAGTACAAACCTTGATTGAAGCATTCAAAATAACCGAGGTAATGTGCATCCAGCTCCTGGCCTCGGCAGGCCTCGATTAACGCTGCAATCTTCGCGCTCTTTTTGCTCATTCAAAAACTCTAATCCATCTGCTTCGTTTGCCGCAATACCAGCTTAAATTTCTGACAATTACCTTATTGCGGGTAGTTTACGTCATTCGTGGATGGTTCGTCTAAAGCATGCTCGCTGGGCGCATTAATCCATGAAGCATTAGCGGAGGTGGCATTCCGGGGCTGCGCGGATTCGCAAAACCAAGTGTTTTTCCATCGGATTGCGCTGGCATTGAGCTGCGTCTGACCTGTTTAGACCAACCGGCTAAAGTTGACAACCACCCCCACCCTGCGACACTCTGAGCTTATGGCAAAACCAGCTTTGGGCCGCGGTCTCGGCGCACTGTTGGGAGGCTCCAATACTCCTGGAAAGCCTACCACCTCTGCTCCAGCGGCCATTACGACCAGCGCAGCACCCGTGCCCGACACGCGGGATCGAGTGCAACGCATTTCTTTGAATCGCATCCGTCCCTGCTCCTTTCAGCCTCGGAAGGCGTTTTCAGATGAGGCTTTACGCGAACTAGCCGACTCCATCAAGGAACAGGGTATCGTTCAACCCCTGATTGTTCGTGATCGGGGCGACCACTTTGAACTCATAGCCGGCGAACGTCGCTGGAGGGCCTCTCAATTGCTCGGCTTGGCGGAAGTCCCTGTAATCGTGCGCGAGGCTGACGATAAGTCAGTTTTGGAACTGGCCCTAATTGAGAACCTGCAGCGGGAAAACCTTAATCCACTGGAAGAAGCCCAGGGCTATTCACAGCTCATTGAGCAATTCCAACTAAAGCAGGATGATGTCGCCACTAAAGTAGGCAAAAGCCGCGCCGTCGTCGCGAACGCGCTCCGGTTGCTGAAACTGGCTCCCTCCATCCAGGAGCTAATTCGTAATGGCAAGCTTTCCGTAGGCCACGCGAAAGTTATTCTGGGGCTTCCCAGCGAGAAATTACAAAAGCAAGCCGCTGACAAAGTCATCAGAGACGGCTTGAACGTCCGCCAGACGGAAACACTGGTGGCCCACCTTCAGGCCTTGGGCCGTGCGACCACCAGCACTCCACCCTCGCCCGTCGCACCTGATGCAAATATTTTGGACCTGGAAAGCAAACTGCGCGAACGCTTTGGCACCAAGGTCCGCCTGAAATATGCCCAGGGCAAAGGTTCACTGGAGGTCGCCTTCTTTAGTGATGACGAATTGGAAAGGCTGCTGCAAATCGTCGGTGTAAAGGTGGATTGATCCTCGCGACTTTACCTGCATTTTAAAATACGCAAAAATTATCCCTTGATGAACTCGCCCGAACTACGTGACCGTTGTGCACAGCAGTTGCTTGCTGCCAGCAATCGCCCTTCAACACTTTCCGCCTTCGTTGGCCTTGATGGCTTTGTCGATGAAATCATTCATGTTGTAGATAAACGTGAAAACGCCGAGAACTATCAGCGTCTTCCCACCATAGCCAAACTCGCCGAACGCCTGCACGGAGCGGCGGGAATGAGCACCAACATTGAGTTGGTAAATCAGGTAATTAAACTCGGTGGTAATGGCCCCATCATGGCCAATGCCCTGGCAAGCTTTGGATTGCGTGTCACCTACCTCGGCACGCTTGGCTATCCCACCTTGCATCCGGTCTTCTCAAACTTTGCCCAACAGGCGGAGGTCTATTCCATCGCTGAACCCGGACACACGGATGCCCTCGAATTTGAAGATGGCAAGATCATGCTGGGCAAACATTATCCTCTGAAGGATGTAACCTGGCCGAATATACAGGCGCGATTTGGCCGGGAGAAATTCGAATCCAAATTTAGGAGTGCTGATTTGGTGGGATTTGTCAATTGGACCATGCTTCCATATATGAGTGATGTTTGGGCTTCGCTTCAGAAAGAGCTCTGCCCCGCTCTGAATGGCAGACGGCGCACCATGTTCATTGATTTGGCTGATCCTGAAAAGAGAACCAGGGAAGACATTTCGCGTGCGCTTCAGTTGATTGCAGGCTTTGAAAAATATTTCGACGTGGTGCTCGGCCTGAATGAAAAGGAAGCTGTCGCAATTGGTGAGGTTGTGGGGGTAAAAACAAGTGATCATTCACCCGAGGGCATGGCCAAACTGACCGCAGAGATAAATCGTTTGGTCCCCGTTAGCACAGTGGTTGTGCATCCAGTTACCTATGCTCTGGCCTCAAGCAAGCAGGTTGTATCATTGGTTGAGGGACCGTACGTGGCCAAACCCCTCATCACAACTGGTGCGGGTGATCATTTCAACTCCGGGTTTTGCCTGGGCAAATTACTCGGTTTTGAAAATGAACTTTGCGTTTTACTCGGTGTAACCACCAGCGGTCACTATGTGCGCACCGCCCACAGCCCCGGCATCAAGGATCTGTTACAGATGCTACAGAACTGGCCTGCAAAATAGGGATTGGCCCAGGCATTTACATCGATACTATCACATCAGCAAATGAGCTTGAAAGTTATCAAATATGGCCACCCTGTTTTGCGTAAAAAGGGTGAAAAGGTCACGCGAGTGACTTCGGAGATCAAACAGTTCATCAAGGACATGTTCGAAACCATGTATGAGTCTCGTGGCATCGGCCTGGCAGCGCAACAGGTCGCCAGGGCGGTCCAAATTACCGTCATCGATGTTCGTGGAATCACCGATCGTCCCTCCACGCTTGAGCTCAATGGCAAGCCAGCCAGTGTGGAGAAGTTTATGCCTTTGGTTTTGATTAACCCGGAAGTAAAACCTGTCGGCCCGAAGGTTGCAGGCACAGAAGGTTGCCTCAGTTTTCCAGAAATTTTCGCCGAAATCACCCGACCGGAAACGGTGGATGTGGTTGCGATGAATGAGAATGGCGAGCGTATCGAATTCCGGGCCGGCGGATTGCTGGCTCGCGCCGTGCAGCACGAAACCGATCACCTCAATGGAATTCTATTCATAGATCGGATGGACACGGAAACGAAACAGGAACTCAAGCCCGAGTTGGAGGAGCTTCAGGCACGCACGAAGGCAGAGCTGAAAAAGTCAAAGGAATAAGGCTTTAAGGCCTGTTCCGCTTTGGCTTAATATACCTTCCGTAAATTGGAAGGTAGAATGTTTAATTCGCTGCGGTATTTCGCAACGGTACGGCGGGCGATTACGATTCCCTTTTCCTGCAGCATTTTGACGATTTCCTGGTCTGAAAGTGGCTTGGTTGTGTCTTCCTTCTTGAACATCTCCGCAATCATGTCCTTCACGCTGGTGTTGGACAGACCTTCGCCGGAAGCAGTCTGGATGCCTGCGGTGAAGAAATACTTCATTTCGAAGATGCCTTGCGGTGTCTGCATGTATTTGCTGGAGACAGCACGACTGACCGTGGTTTCATGTACCCCCACGGCTTCTGCCACTTGCACCATCGTCATTGGTTTCAGCAGGGAAACGCCTTTTTCCATGAACTCGCGCTGACGTTTTACGATTTCAATGGCTATGTTGAGAATTGTTTGCTGCCGTTGATGCAGACTCTTGATGAGGAATTTTCCGGCGCGAATCTTCTCGCGAATATAATTGATTACCTCGGAGGAGTTACCCGATTGCGCCATGAGATCCTTGTATGTGTTGCTGATGCGCAAATGAGGAATCTGCTCATTATTGGTGGTTACCACAAAGTCATCTCCGACCTTGTTTACAAAAACTTCAGGGAGAATGTATTGGTGGTTATCCGCCAGAAAAGCCCGGCCAGGACGAGGCTCCAGCCGTCCGATGCTGGCAATTGCCTCCTGCACTTCATCTACCTCCAACCCCAAACCGCGGGCAATCTCCGGTATGCGCCTTTTGCCCAGCGCGTCCATGTAATCACGAATGATCTTGTATTCAATTGATTCCTGATCACCTGCTCGTTCCAACTGAAGAAGCAGACACTCACGCAGATCTCTGGCACCGACTCCTGGAGGATCAAACGTCTGGATAACCTTCAGAACTTCCTCGATTTTGACCGCCGGGATATTGGTGGAAAAGGAAAGCTCATCAATGTTCGCCTTGAGATATCCGTAGTCATCAATATTGCCAATGAGCATCTCCCCAATCGGCCGCAAATCTTCAGGAAGACCGGATTCCCGAACTTGTTCCAAAAGCACCTCCTGAAGCGAAGTTCCGGCCACCAGGGAATCGAACATGAACTGCCGTTTCTCCTCTTCATCAGCCGACTGGCGTGTAGGAGCATTGGTTGAGGCGTAATGATCGCGCCACTCCTGATCGAGTTGGGATAATTTCTCAAACTCCGCCAAAAACTCCTCGGTTTGAGGATCGGCCTTTTCCGTCGCCGGATCAAAAGTCACATCTGCCGGCGGCTCTGTCGGATCAACGGCTTCAACCTGTTCTCCATCATCTGTTTTTGCCCGCTCAGACTGATCCGTTTCCGGGGCCGCCACTTCCTCAAGGACCGGATTTTGCTGCAATTCGGTTTCCACCAACGCCTTAAGTTCGAGCGTCGGCGCTTGCAATAATGCCAGTGACTGCTGCATCTGGGGCGATAACACCAGTGACTGCGTCAGGCGCTGTGCCAGTTGTAAGCCTTGTGCCATGTAAATAGATTCTAAGGAATAATCCCAATAGCTCAAGCATGAACTGGTCTGATAATTGCTTTAGCCGCCTTCGTGCCATACAGTGATTTGTGATTGTCAATCCTAAATTAATTGTCTCGGGAAAATAAATTCGACCCGACGCCAGGCTAAAGAGCATGCAAAAAGCATTCTCCCGATGGAAAAAAGTTGCTCCGCCCCTTTGGCACCCTTACGGTCAGGCTGTGGCCGTTCAGTTGACCATTCTTGGAAGCGGATCAAGCGGTAACTCCGCCTATTTGGAGACCGAGGATGCCCGCATTCTTATTGATGCGGGATTCAGTGTCCGCCAGATTCGCCAGCGCCTGGCTACCATTGGCCGGGCACCCGAAGGCCTTTCAGGGATTCTTATCACGCACGAACACACGGATCACATTAACGGCTTGTTGGGCCTGGCCACGAAACTGAACATTCCCGTTTATTGCAACCGCCTTACGAAAGACGCCATCGAATACCAATTTCAAACCAAGCTTGATTGCCGTATTTTTGGAACCGGCAGCAGCTTTGAATTGGGCGATGTGATTATCGAAACTTTCAGCATCCCCCACGATGCCAGCGACCCGGTGGGATTTTTTATGCGTACCACCGCCGGCCAGATTGGCTTTTTGACCGATCTCGGGCATGCCACCAAGTTGGTTCTGGAGCGCGTGCGTGCGTCCAATGTTCTGGTGCTTGAATCCAATCACGATCTCAAACTGTTGCAGGAGTCCAGCCGTCCCTGGAGTTTGAAACAACGCATTGCCGGGCGCCATGGGCATCTTTCGAACACAGAAGCTGCTGATGCTGCTGAAGTAATCATGTCGGCTGACCTGCGGCACCTGTATTTGGGCCATCTTAGCCGCGAGTGTAACCGCCCTGAAATTGCGGAACGCACGATGCACGAAAAATTGCAGAAAATTGGCGCCACTCATGTCCGCATCGAGGTGACATCTCAAGACCTCCCCTGCTCAACTTTGACACTGGTCCCTCCGGCACCATTAGCCGCACCCCAACCACCTGTTCAGTCCCCGATCCAGATTCAACAGACATTGTTCTAGGTCAGGTCTGGTTAATCGTTTTTCCATTGCAGTGATTGAACCGTTGCCCCAATCTCAAAAATCTTTATGGAATGGTTTTACTCGCGCAACGGTCAGAAAACAGGGCCGGTGATTGACGCTCAATTTAAATTGTTGGTTAGCTCAGGACAAATTACTTCAGAAACGTTGGTATGGCGGGCTGGACTACCAGGTTGGTTACCCTATGGCAGGCTCGATGCCTCCGTTCCCCCTCCAATACCTCCTCAGCTACGAATTTGGCACAGTAAAAAATTACTGGTTATGGACCATAGTGCCCAACTGCCGGATCGTTGCATAAAATGTAACGCTCAGTCCAAAATCCGGTTGAAACGAAAGCTCTACTGGCACAGCCCCGCCTATTATTTACTAATTGTTGCCGGCGTGCTGGTTTATGCGATTGTCGCGATGGCCATTCGAAAAACTGCTGTCATTGAAGTCGGGCTATGCGATCTCCATTCCACAAAGAGAAGAAACGGCATCTGGATAAGTTGGGGCATATTTGCCTTGTCACTGGTTTTGATCGGCTTTGCAATTAGCCTCAAGAATGGATGGCCCGCACTTGCCGGGGGAATCGGCATTCTGGCGTCATTGGTTTACGCGGCCATTTCAAACACAACTGTCCATGCCAGCAGAATTGACGAACGTGTGTGGTTAAAAGGTGCCTGCGCCGATTATCTTTCCACTTTTCCACCAACCCAAAAGTAAATCAGAGGGTGTCTGACTATTCAGATACCAAAACTTTCTCGTAAACCTGGCGAATAGCACTGCGTATTCTCTGCAATTCCTTGCGAAATTCCTCTGGAGAAAAAAAACCGCACCTAATGGATACACGATAAAAAGGAGCCTCTTCCGTTGGCAGGACGGTTTCACCTTCAAAACTCCAGCGTCTTAAGATTCCTTCAATGCGACGAAGTTTCTTATAGTTTTCAATCAACAGGTGAGCGTCCTGCTTATCAATGACACCGTTGTCCCTGCCCTTTTCGAGCGCCTTAAGAGTATTCGGTTCCTGCCAACCATTCGCCAAACAGAGCGTCTGGGCTATAAACTCCGCATCCATCAATCCACCAAGCCCGGTCTTAATAGCCAGGGTATCCTGACCTGCCGGCGTGCGCTCCTTTTCGATGCGATAACGCATGTGCCGAATCTTTTCCTTCCACGCCGGTACGTAAGCGACCAAACCAGATTTGGTTTTTGCTGAGGCTCCAGGTTTGGCTTTCTGCAATTTACTGTGCTTCTTCGAAGTCCGTTTCGCAGTTTCCACGAAATTAGCAGCCACATTCGCTGGACGAAAATCTGTCAGGACCGCAACTAACTCCTGAAAGCGTCGGCCCAATTCCATATCTCCTGCCACAGCACGGATCCTGGAAATCGATTGAATCTCCCACAATTGCGCGCGGTGCCGATAATAATCCTCGTATGCCTCCAGGGTGTTAACCAGCAAACCCTTCTCTCCATCGGGACGCAACCGGGCATCGGTCAGGAAAACAATTCCTTGTTCTGTCCTTCCCGAAAGCATGTCCATTACCTCAGTCGCCATTTTTTGAAGTTTAGGCAGATCTTTTGGTGAAACATCAGTGATGAAGGTGATGTCCAGATCCGAACCATAATTTATCTCGGAGCCACCCAGCTTGCCGAGTCCGACAATCACGAACGGCGAACTTCTGATTTTATGTTTACGCAAAACCACTTCCAATGCGTATCGGAGACACGCATCAGCCAGACCGGAAAGTTCGGTAAGATTCTGTTCGAAATCAGCCAGACCAAGAATGTCGCGCAACCCAATTCGCATCAGTTCAGCTTGATGGTATCGACGCAGCCAGAGTCGCTGGTCAGGATCATCCTTCCCATAACGAAGATCAACCAGTGTTTCCTCGGAGCTTTTCCGCTGTCGCAAGCGACCACTCATAACCAACTCATCAACGAGATCGGGTGTCCGAATCGCCACCTCGGCCAAAAACTCAGACCGGTCGAAAAGCAGCAGGAGCAGCTCGAAAATGGAAGGGTTGCTATTCCATAGCTCAAACATGGTTGATCGAGCGCCATAAGCAGCGATAAAGTTGTCGAGGCGGGTTAGGACCCGGTCGGGATCGGACAATCTTCTTTCAATTACTTTTCTGTCGGCAGGCTTTTTGTCCGGCTTGGGACAAAGTGCAAAAAACCTGGGCAATAACTGCATAGCCAGATCCACCGTCCGGTTACTGACATGCACGTATCCCGGGCCATAAACAAATTCACCCAGTAGTTTGAAAGCTCGGTCAATCTGTTTGAAGGAGTTCCTTTCCAGAATCGCTTTCCATCAGCTTCGGCCTATCGAATTCGCGAGGCAAAATCTCCTCCGGCTCCGCGCCCTCAGATTTAAGTAATTTACCATAAATCCGGCGGACGTTTTGGGTGTGTTCTTTCGGGCAGATTCAAACTCCTTCAAACTCGAGTAACCCATCAATCCGGCCAGACATTCCTGTGCCGCTCGCGATACTGGGATGGTGTGAGTCTGTAGGTTGTTCTCCATTTGGAGGCGATGCTCCACGTCGCGCAGGAAATAGTAGGCTTCCTTCAAAACCTTGGCTTCGGCAGAGGGAAGCAAGTCGTAGCTTACCAGTTTGTCCAGAGTTGGAAGAGTTTGTGCACCTTGCAAAAAAGGAATCCTGCCGCCGTTTATCAGCTGAAGCGTTTGTGCAACGAACTCAATTTCTCGAATCCCACCTCGTCCGAGCTTGACGTTGCGGTCCAGTTCGCCGGCTTTGACGACCTCCGTTTCGATGCGATCCTTCATTGCCGCTATTTCTCGAATAACTCCTCCACCCAATGAGCGCGGGTAGCGGAATGGTTGAATCATTTCGAGGAATTCCGCGGCCAGAGCCTGATCCCCGGCCACACAACGGGTTTTTATCAGCATCATCCGCTCCCAGGTTTGTCCCCACTGCGCATAGTAATTCTCATAACTACCCAGAGACCTGACGAGCGGTCCGGCGTCGCCTTCAGGTCGCAAGCGCAGATCAATCCGATAAAGTGTGCCTTCGGCGGTCATCCGGCCAACTTCTGCAATGAACGTCTCCGCCAGACGAATGAAAAATTGATGGTTTGAAAAACTTCCGGAAACCGCTTTCGGCTTGGCTGGAGGAGCCTTGAAAACTTGCCCTTCGTCGCTATAGACGAAAATCACATCCACGTCAGAGCTGTAGTTAAGTTCCTGGCCACCGAGCTTACCCATTCCAAACACACAAAACCTGGTCGGAAGCCAGCGACCGTCCATGTCCTGATGGTAAGGCTGGCCCAGTCTTTCGATGAGTTGTTGATTACAGATTTGAAAAACGGTGCTCAGGCAGACGTCGGCCAGATCGGAAATCTCGCGCGTAATTTCGACCACTCCACCCAATCTGGCCAAATCCCGGGCGGCAATGCGCAAAGTCTCCCGTTGCTTGAAAAGGCGGAGTTGTTTGAGCCCCCCCGAATAATCCTGCGCCTTCAGCAGAGGCGTCATCCATTCGTTCACCTCCCGCCGCAGGCCCTGCTCGCGGCGTGCAAACTGCAAATGCTCAGGAGTCAGAACCGAAATCAATTCAGGATTTGACACCAACCATCCGCTGAGTGCCTGGGAACCACTCAATAATGCGCAGACAATTCGGGCCTGTTCCTCGGAGGCGTTTTCCAGGCTGCTGACTGCGTTCGTGGCAGCAAGAAGTCCCAGCTCATGCCTTGCTCTTTGTGGGACAGGACTGGACTTGATGGCTTTTTCCCAAACCGGATTCTTCATGACCAAAATAATTACAACTGAATTCTTTCGAGCACAACTTCCACCTTGGGCCGGGCTTCAGGACTTTTTATAGGTTTGAAGAGTGCGCGCAGAAAACCGATCCCATATAGAAGATGCGTTAGGAACATAAAGGGAATTGCACAGAAACTCTTTAGGATTCCTCCCTTGCCAATAAGAGCCATCGCCTGAACGATCAGTGCCAGCGCGTAGACTCCCAAGGGCACCAAGGCCATTTTCGCGAGTAAGGATGGCAGCCGGAAGGAAAATGCGAATAACACCATATAGACTGCCAACAGTACCAGATAAATACAAAATAATGGCGGAACAAAATTGGGTGCGGAACCCATCGTGGGATGCAGCTTGAACTGCTCCGCCCTGCCCCGCCCGTAGTTCAGCAACATTTTGCAAAATGCTTTGAGATCATGCCGAGGCCTGCGATAGACGATATGCTGAGGATCGTAGAGCAACTTCCCGCCACGTTTTTGTACCTCATCCATCAAGGCATTTTCCTCATTGGGATATAGCGACTCGTCAAAGCCTCCCAGTTCTAGCAGAGAATCTTTTCGTGCAATCAAATTGCAAAGAATCAATTCCTTCTCACCAGATTCTCGAACTTTGCCCACGGCGGCATATCTGGCACGACTTGGTCCAAAAGCGAGGAAGCTCGCATGGACCAAAGCAAATACTTGTTCGATGAATGGAGCGTCTGGCGGACACAAATTGGGTCCTCCGACCATTTTTACCAGGGGATCGGCAAAAACGCCGATCGTTTTACGCAAGTTTTCGCGTGGTGGAACAGAGTCGTCATCCAGAAAATAAATAAGTTCCCCTTGGGCCGCACGGATGGCCTGGTTGCGTTGCACTGAAGGTTGCTTTCCGCGCGCCACCAGAATCTCAAGTCTATCTCTTGGATAATCCAACTGACGCCCGGCAACAACAGCTTTGATCTCCGCCTGGCCGGGCCTGGCGGCAATCACAACTGTCACACTCGGAAGCGTTTCGCTCACGGCGCATAAACTAAGGCGCACC
The sequence above is drawn from the Pedosphaera parvula Ellin514 genome and encodes:
- a CDS encoding DUF4339 domain-containing protein, whose translation is MEWFYSRNGQKTGPVIDAQFKLLVSSGQITSETLVWRAGLPGWLPYGRLDASVPPPIPPQLRIWHSKKLLVMDHSAQLPDRCIKCNAQSKIRLKRKLYWHSPAYYLLIVAGVLVYAIVAMAIRKTAVIEVGLCDLHSTKRRNGIWISWGIFALSLVLIGFAISLKNGWPALAGGIGILASLVYAAISNTTVHASRIDERVWLKGACADYLSTFPPTQK
- a CDS encoding ParB/RepB/Spo0J family partition protein → MAKPALGRGLGALLGGSNTPGKPTTSAPAAITTSAAPVPDTRDRVQRISLNRIRPCSFQPRKAFSDEALRELADSIKEQGIVQPLIVRDRGDHFELIAGERRWRASQLLGLAEVPVIVREADDKSVLELALIENLQRENLNPLEEAQGYSQLIEQFQLKQDDVATKVGKSRAVVANALRLLKLAPSIQELIRNGKLSVGHAKVILGLPSEKLQKQAADKVIRDGLNVRQTETLVAHLQALGRATTSTPPSPVAPDANILDLESKLRERFGTKVRLKYAQGKGSLEVAFFSDDELERLLQIVGVKVD
- a CDS encoding thiol-disulfide oxidoreductase DCC family protein; protein product: MNTEITERYKGWVVYDADCALCRTWAGRTYRILRGRGFRLVPFHVEWVRKELGLKEGQLPDEMRLLNQDGKNIGGADAVVEIARTIWWAFPIYAVSRFPGMLLAFRTIYRTLAKRRNCIGKVCRLPQHDAKHAPEHSITSAFFELP
- a CDS encoding MBL fold metallo-hydrolase, translating into MQKAFSRWKKVAPPLWHPYGQAVAVQLTILGSGSSGNSAYLETEDARILIDAGFSVRQIRQRLATIGRAPEGLSGILITHEHTDHINGLLGLATKLNIPVYCNRLTKDAIEYQFQTKLDCRIFGTGSSFELGDVIIETFSIPHDASDPVGFFMRTTAGQIGFLTDLGHATKLVLERVRASNVLVLESNHDLKLLQESSRPWSLKQRIAGRHGHLSNTEAADAAEVIMSADLRHLYLGHLSRECNRPEIAERTMHEKLQKIGATHVRIEVTSQDLPCSTLTLVPPAPLAAPQPPVQSPIQIQQTLF
- a CDS encoding DUF309 domain-containing protein, which gives rise to MSKKSAKIAALIEACRGQELDAHYLGYFECFNQGLYFEAHDVLEELWLVDRKGPNYSFHKGMIQLAGAFVHLQKNRLKPSAALFKLAQANLQKYPAVHERLDLSVVLQLIEDWVYKLEAANFSSNPLNSTSSPKLYLTGSVKIQ
- a CDS encoding PfkB family carbohydrate kinase, which produces MNSPELRDRCAQQLLAASNRPSTLSAFVGLDGFVDEIIHVVDKRENAENYQRLPTIAKLAERLHGAAGMSTNIELVNQVIKLGGNGPIMANALASFGLRVTYLGTLGYPTLHPVFSNFAQQAEVYSIAEPGHTDALEFEDGKIMLGKHYPLKDVTWPNIQARFGREKFESKFRSADLVGFVNWTMLPYMSDVWASLQKELCPALNGRRRTMFIDLADPEKRTREDISRALQLIAGFEKYFDVVLGLNEKEAVAIGEVVGVKTSDHSPEGMAKLTAEINRLVPVSTVVVHPVTYALASSKQVVSLVEGPYVAKPLITTGAGDHFNSGFCLGKLLGFENELCVLLGVTTSGHYVRTAHSPGIKDLLQMLQNWPAK
- a CDS encoding GbsR/MarR family transcriptional regulator, with product MPALSTVQQKFILHWGEMGTRWGINRTVAQIHALLYISPKPLHAEDIAETLSVARSNVSTSLKELQGWGIIRMVHVLGDKRDHFESMKDVWEMFRLVLDERKRREIDPTLAMLRECIAESEQEKEKDPYTKERLRELSDFFETTSNWYTQIRQWPASALAKFAKLGDKGLKLLGLSAK
- a CDS encoding [glutamate--ammonia-ligase] adenylyltransferase, which encodes MQLLPRFFALCPKPDKKPADRKVIERRLSDPDRVLTRLDNFIAAYGARSTMFELWNSNPSIFELLLLLFDRSEFLAEVAIRTPDLVDELVMSGRLRQRKSSEETLVDLRYGKDDPDQRLWLRRYHQAELMRIGLRDILGLADFEQNLTELSGLADACLRYALEVVLRKHKIRSSPFVIVGLGKLGGSEINYGSDLDITFITDVSPKDLPKLQKMATEVMDMLSGRTEQGIVFLTDARLRPDGEKGLLVNTLEAYEDYYRHRAQLWEIQSISRIRAVAGDMELGRRFQELVAVLTDFRPANVAANFVETAKRTSKKHSKLQKAKPGASAKTKSGLVAYVPAWKEKIRHMRYRIEKERTPAGQDTLAIKTGLGGLMDAEFIAQTLCLANGWQEPNTLKALEKGRDNGVIDKQDAHLLIENYKKLRRIEGILRRWSFEGETVLPTEEAPFYRVSIRCGFFSPEEFRKELQRIRSAIRQVYEKVLVSE
- the def gene encoding peptide deformylase, producing the protein MSLKVIKYGHPVLRKKGEKVTRVTSEIKQFIKDMFETMYESRGIGLAAQQVARAVQITVIDVRGITDRPSTLELNGKPASVEKFMPLVLINPEVKPVGPKVAGTEGCLSFPEIFAEITRPETVDVVAMNENGERIEFRAGGLLARAVQHETDHLNGILFIDRMDTETKQELKPELEELQARTKAELKKSKE
- the rpoN gene encoding RNA polymerase factor sigma-54; protein product: MAQGLQLAQRLTQSLVLSPQMQQSLALLQAPTLELKALVETELQQNPVLEEVAAPETDQSERAKTDDGEQVEAVDPTEPPADVTFDPATEKADPQTEEFLAEFEKLSQLDQEWRDHYASTNAPTRQSADEEEKRQFMFDSLVAGTSLQEVLLEQVRESGLPEDLRPIGEMLIGNIDDYGYLKANIDELSFSTNIPAVKIEEVLKVIQTFDPPGVGARDLRECLLLQLERAGDQESIEYKIIRDYMDALGKRRIPEIARGLGLEVDEVQEAIASIGRLEPRPGRAFLADNHQYILPEVFVNKVGDDFVVTTNNEQIPHLRISNTYKDLMAQSGNSSEVINYIREKIRAGKFLIKSLHQRQQTILNIAIEIVKRQREFMEKGVSLLKPMTMVQVAEAVGVHETTVSRAVSSKYMQTPQGIFEMKYFFTAGIQTASGEGLSNTSVKDMIAEMFKKEDTTKPLSDQEIVKMLQEKGIVIARRTVAKYRSELNILPSNLRKVY